gtggtctagttTTTTTGTTCTAGTTTTTTTTTCTtgttgctgcattatatatttgtgAGAGCTTAGATATGACATTCTTAAAAaaaatctagatgtgaattagacaaactgaacttaaatacacatctttcACTTCAAAAACTTCACATGAaagctttcttttctttttccccaGAACAGCCAAAAACAGCTCCCTTCCTACGGGGTATCTCAATCCAGTCAAAACGGGATGGAAAAACGGAACGGATAGTGACGCCGCGGTGTCTCCCCGTCGTCAAGTTTCGTCCGTGACAAAACGTGCGAGCAATGGCAACGTGGGAAACTCCGGCAAGACAAGACAACCGTGTCCCAGACGCGCCGCTCCTTCCGGCGAGCCAACCGCCTCCTCCATCCTATAAATCCCACGCGCCACCACGCGGCAGCCTCATCCATTCCAAGCACCAACCATTCCAGCTCCACCACGCGGTCAACAGCGCGAACGCATCGGGAGATCCAAAGATCCCACAGCTCCATCCCCACTCGTTCCGATCCATTCATTTCACCTTCTCGTGATCTCTTGGCGCGTGTGGATACAGCCATCAGGCATCAGCCATGGCTGCCGGAGGAGGAGTGGTGCTCAACCTGCGCGTCCCGTCGGCGTCAGTGACGCCGGCGCGGCGGTGTGGGacggcgtcgtcgtcgtcggtgAGATGCGGGGGCgcgcgcggggcggcgccggcgaggcatACGGGCGGGGCGCTGGAGGATGACCACTACCGGACGCTGAGGCTGGCGCCGGGGGCCACCAGGGGCGATGTCAAGAGGGCCTTCCACCGCCTCGCGCTGCAGCACCACCCGGACGTCGTGCGCCGGGGCGGCGGGGACGGCCAGCAAGACGACGCCATCGACTTCCAGCGGATCAACGCGGCGTACCAGACGTTGATGAGCAACATGCGGGAGGCGGAGGCGACGCTCGAGTACTGGCGCCGCCGCTACGGCCTCGCCGACGAGGACCTCGACCGCTACCGCCACTACCTCAACGACGAGGACGCGGACGACTGGTTCGCCGACTTCTGAAATCTCAAGGGCCGCGGCGATTCTTGCCATGGCGGAGGCAGCACTGTAAATAATTTGTGAAATGTGACTCTCTGCTTCTCTCCCTTTTTTGTGGAGCAGAGATTGTAATTTGAACATTCTTATTTTCATTGTGAATATAAGAAAACATAGCAGGAATTAACCTAAATTGTGGCCCATGATTAACACCTCTTCTCTTTGGATATCCATGGAAGGGACGCCTCTTTCATTTTCAGTGATAGCGCCACACTGGCACCGACTGCTGGATGCTTTTAGGCGAATTGTTTTCAGTTTTGTAGTGTATAAAATTTCAGCCATTTGTTTTGCTTCATCCTCCGTCTGTTTTCTTCCACAGCAACTCTTCTCTTCTTCTCCTGAAACTCAATCTGCCTCGTGCAAGCTGAGCATGTGTTGCACAAAGATGGCATTTGAAATGCTTGTCATGTGCTGTTACACTATATGGGTAGAGGATTTCTGGAACGCACCTCGATTTAGATCTAAGAAGGCATGTTGTTACTCGAATATGCATTTTTATTAATACGGAGTACTACTCATGGATAAATATACTTCATGTATATCAAAATATAAAACAACAGTgttaaaaaacatcttatattttaatACTGAGGGGTACCTCCCTAAGTGCTCACAAACCATTCAATTATCATCCTCCCAAGTTCATATCAATGATTAGTGCTTATGACATCACAACCCTTGATCCACACAAGTCGGTATTTCAAGGGTGACGTGACTTTAAATATGGCGAGCGCTATGCGTCGACCGTCTGATACCTCCCAGCTAACTAGCGCCTCGTCCATCGTTGAATGAGGTAAATCAGAGCCATCCATCCGTCTCCATCCGCTGCAACAACAACCATGTTGCAAAGCTGCGCTCACAACATCAACGAAGTTGCAAAGGTTGCTGATGTTGCCGCACGTCAGCCTGGACAATCTTTGCAACATGCGCTCTTGCAGCCGCGACATAACCCTCTTTATGGTTGCTTCCGACCATTAGACCTACGTCGAGTGTGGCGGCTGCCTTCACCGCGAAATCCATTGCCGCCAGCCGCTCCTCTATCTGCTCCATCCCTCATCATTCATAGCACATCATCTCATCGGTCGCAACATCCGCCATTGACGGTTGCAACATGTAGTCACAATTGTTGCAGGGTCAGTTGACGTGCTTGCAGTACCGCCGCAACATTTATTGTTGCCGTTTGCAGAATCCAGTCGTGCACGTAGCAACACAACTACGCTAATGTCACTTTACTAAGACTTTGTCAAGTTTCAATCGACTGAGTTCTTTCCACACAATTCTTTATATGCATGTAAAATACTTCTTCCGTTCTAAAAtacatgacccaactttgtactataaagttagtacaaagttggatcatctattttggaacggagggagtactaggctAGGACAGCTAAGGTAGCACGACTCGATGATGTCTTGAATCGAAACTGAAATCCAATTCGGACACACCTCGTCGTGATCGTTCCTAGGAATAGTAGGACCAATGCTATCTTCTTGTGGTCGTAGCTGCTGGCTGGGAGAGGAGGTTCAGCAAGCTGAGGAGATGCCTCCTGCTTGGACTCCGGCAGGGTGGAACCGAACGACCACAACAGTATCCGGTGCATCCCGGCGGAGAAGCCGATCGCCACCTCCTCCGGGCAGATTTCGGCGCAGATCAACGGTGGCACTGACCTGGTACAGGGCACCGTCGATGAGGAGAGCAACAGCCAGCATCCTGGAGTCGTTGTGGTATTTCACGGTGGCCTCCATGACACTGGACGTCGTGAGGTTCTtgcccggccatgtcgccgtcgtgtgcGCGGACGCCGTGGAGTTGGCGGAGCTGATGTCGATGCCGACATGGTTGGGGAAAGCGTCAAACTCTACCGTCACGACGGCCGGGCCGCCgccggcgctgctgctgctgcgcggAAAGTCCACGGAAGGGAGATGGCCGAGGAAGAAGGTCATCCTATTGCCTGGCTGCTGCGGCGGGCTGTCCTTGTCTGGGGCGATCCGGAAGGAGAAGGCGGTGGCGAAGCTAGCCATCTCGCCGGTGGCGCCGTTCCATAGCGGCACCTTGTACCGGTACGATGCCCAGCTGTTTTTCGTCAGCTGGAGCGCCGGTGGACTCACGAGTGCGTCGCCGGAGACGACAATCGACGAGCCGGCGGTGGGGTCGGAGAAGTCGAGGGTGAAGGAGAGCGAAAGGACACAGCTTGGCGCGTGGTAGAGGCATAGCAACGACGTCAGGACTAGGGCGGTGGTCGGACGACGGCCGGAGGCCATGGCTGATGGCTTGGCCGTGGTGCCTGGGAAGGAGGAACCATGAGGAGCATCATGAAATAGGGAATGGGATTTAGTGGGGGAGTAGTTAGTTGTCATGGTCAAATTTAGAGCATAAATAGTGCACACGAAAGGAACTAGAGAGCCCACGGATTGATTGATGGTGTTGTCGTTGAAATTTTCTGGTTAAGGCCATTAGATTACACGGGATCAAGTCACCATCGTACTATCATATAGCTAGTGGTCGTTCAACAAAGCAGTTGACACACTtgacttttttcttcttcttatgttTTTTTATTTACTCATCAAGTTGTTTTTCCTTGTTATATACCGAATATAAGAGGACAAGCAGGTTGAAGAAGTTCACAGCCATTCATTCAGAAGCAACACATGTCAAGTTCACAACCAACATATGTGAAGCTCACAGCTAACATACAACTAGTACTCTAGGTCACAGCCACAACTTGCTATGGGACGACAGTTACAAGGCATTACAATGTACTACTAAGCAAACTAATAAGAGAAATATGATTACCTGACTAAGCAAAGAAAACGACCGCATCGCTTTTTTGGTTAAGTCGTTGCCTGCATCAGGTCTGCAGAAAGACAAGGCCCGATGTTCTTTCCTGGCAACAggtggagaaaaatgagtgaactgATCTGATCACCT
This portion of the Triticum dicoccoides isolate Atlit2015 ecotype Zavitan chromosome 7A, WEW_v2.0, whole genome shotgun sequence genome encodes:
- the LOC119327886 gene encoding chaperone protein dnaJ 8, chloroplastic-like, which gives rise to MAAGGGVVLNLRVPSASVTPARRCGTASSSSVRCGGARGAAPARHTGGALEDDHYRTLRLAPGATRGDVKRAFHRLALQHHPDVVRRGGGDGQQDDAIDFQRINAAYQTLMSNMREAEATLEYWRRRYGLADEDLDRYRHYLNDEDADDWFADF